The sequence CCGCCGGTCAGCGCGACGACGACCCGTTCCCGGGTCTCCCAGACCCGGCCGATGCCGTGCCGCAGGCGGTACTCCTGGAGCGCCTCGTCCACCCGGTCGGCCACCCACAGCAGGGCCAGCTGGCGCAGCGCCGTCAGGTTGCCGGGGCGGAAGTAGCTGGCGAGCGCGGCGTCGACGGCCTCGGGGGCGTAGATGTTGCCGTGCGCCATCCGGCGGCGCAGCCCCTCGGGCGGCATGTCGACCAGTTCGATCTGCCAGGCCCGGCGCACCACCTCGTCGGGCACGGTCTCGTGCTGCGGGACGCCGGTGATCTTCTCGACCACGTCGTTGAGGGACTCCAGGTGCCGGATGTCGAGCGCGGTGACGACGTCGATCCCGGCGGCCAGCAGGATCTCGATGTCCTGCCAGCGCTTGGCGTTGCGGCCCTCGCCGGGGACGTTGCTGTGCGCGCACTCGTCCACGATCGCCACCCGCGGGCGCCGCGCCAGGACCGCGCCCAGGTCCATCTCCTCGAACCGGCCGCCCCGGTGGGAGCAGACGGCGCGGGGGACGCGTTCCAGGCCGTCGAGCATCGCCTCGGTGCGCGGCCGGCCGTGGCACTCGGCGAAGCCGACCACCACGTCCGCGCCACGGGCGGCGCGCCGCCGCCCCTCGTCGAGCATCCGGTAGGTCTTGCCGACCCCGGGGGCCGCGCCGAGGTAGACCTTCAGTCGTCCGGTCCGTACGCCACTCATCGCCGCCGACGCGCTCCGCTCACTGATCCGACTCCCCGCACGGGAAGGTTCCTCCTCCCAAGGAAGCGGCCGGGCGCGGCGGCGATGCGGCCGTTGGCGCTTCCTTGGCGGCGCGCCCCGGTATCTTGGCGCCGTTTTGACGGAGCCTGGGCGGGGCGGCCCCCGGGGAACACCTCGGGGAGGCCGCGCGTTGATCACGCTGAGGGAAACGGAGGGCCCAGGCGGTGCACGGAGAGTACAAGGTGCCCGGCGGCAAGCTGGTCGTCGTGGATGTGGAGACGGACGGCGGCGTGCTGCGCGACGTCCGGGTGGCGGGCGATTTCTTCCTGGAGCCGGACGAGGCGCTGGACGCGGTGAACGGCGCGCTGGAGGGCGCCCCCGCGGGCACCGACGCGGCCGGGCTCGCCGCGCGGATCGAGGCGGCGCTGCCCGCGGGCACGGTGATGTACGGGCTGACGGCGGAGGGCATCGCGATCGCGGTGCGCCGGGCGCTGGCGCACGCCACCGACTGGACGGACTACGACTGGCAGTTGATCCACGAGGGCCCCCAGGCCCCGGCGCTGCACATGGCCCTGGACGAGGTGCTGACCGCCGAGGTGGCCGCGGGCCGGCGCCCGCCGACGCTGCGGGTGTGGGAGTGGGGCGCCCCCGCGGTGATCATCGGCAGCTTCCAGTCGCTGCGCAACGAGGTGGATCCGGACGGCGCCGCACGCCACGGCATCGAGGTGGTGCGGCGGATCTCCGGCGGCGGCGCGATGTTCGTGGAGCCCGGCAACACCATCACGTACTCCCTGTCGGTGCCCGAGTCCCTGGTGCACGGCCTGTCCTTCCAGGACAGCTACGCCTATCTGGACGACTGGGTGCTCGCCGCGCTCGGCGACATGGGCATCCGCGCCTGGTACCAGCCGCTGAACGACATCGCCACCGACCAGGGCAAGATCGCGGGCGCCGCGCAGAAGCGGGTCGTGGGCCCCGGCGGCGGTCCCGGCGCGGTGCTGCACCATGTGACCATGTCGTACGACATCGATGCCGACAAGATGACCGAAGTGCTGCGCATCGGCCGGGAGAAGCTGTCGGACAAGGGGACGCGGAGCGCGAAGAAGCGGGTGGATCCGCTGCGCCGGCAGACCGGTCTTGCCCGTGAGGCCGTCATCGACCGCATGATCGACTCCTTCCGCGGGCGCTACGGCCTCGCGCCGGGCAAGGTCACCGACGAGGAGCTGGCGCGGGCCCGGGAACTGGCGCGGACGAAGTTCACGACCGGGGAGTGGACCGCGCGGGTGCCGTGATCGTCCGCGCGCGGGGACACGGTTCAGGACAAGGTCAAGGCATGCCCATGTCCGGCCCAAGCCCCTGTATGAGTTCCGTGCATGTCGAGGCCATGGCCCTGACATAGCCGGATTTGCCCCGCCGTCCGCTGGCTACCGTGGTCGGGCCTGAATCGGCCACGCACGACCACGGGGAAGAGGTGACGGCGGTGACGGCGCCGATACGTTCACGCCTGCTCGATTTCGTGGAGCCGGAACCCGGACCGCCGGGGGGAGAGCCCGCGCAGGACGGGCCGCGACCGCGTCGTTCGGCCCTGCTGGACCTCGCCGAGTCCGCCCCTCCCCCGCCGCCCGCCGCCGACGGCCGCCCCGGTCCCCGGCCGGGTGTGCCGCCTTACCACACGCCGGTGTGCGTGCCCGCGCATCCGCGCTCGGTCGCCGGGACCGGCAGCGGGGGCCGCCCGGCCCGGGTGCCGTTCATCATGGTGGAACTCTTCGAACACCCCACGCAGGGCACGGTCGCGTTCGCCTTCACCTCCCCGGCGAAGCTGGCGGCGGCGCTCGGCGAGGCGCAGCCGTGGGTGGCCGGTTCGCTCGGTCCGCTGGCCGAGGAGATGGACGGGCGGGGCGTGCTGGTCCTGCTCGATCCGCGCGTCACGCCCGGGGAACCCAACTGGCGGCCCGAGGACCTGGCCGCCCTCGCACGGGAGGTGCGCCGGTGACGGCCGACTTCAAGGTCGTCTACGACGACCTCACCGGCCTGGCCAAGGCCTTCCACGACCAGGCGGGCGACTACCGCAAGCTCGCCCCGGACGTCTCCCCGGCCGTCGTCAGCGGCGGTGATCCGGCGCTGGACGCCGCCATCAAGGAGGTCGCGGACCTCATCATCGGCCTGCACACCGTGCTCGCCGACCGCATGGACGACCACGGCGACAAGGCCGCGTACGCGCGCGACTCCTTCCACCGGCACGACGTGGACATCCATGGTCTCTTCGAGGACCTGACGGACGGGCTGGACGGATGAGCGACAGCTGGGTGGGCGGCGACATCGGCGGGCTGCACACGATGGCCACCACGTACAAGAACGCCAAGGACAAGCTCGACGGCGTGGTCAAGCCGCTGAGCACCGCGGTGGAGAAGCTGGCGGGCGACGCGAGCTGGAAGGGCGAGGCGGCCGAGACGTTCCGCGGCAAGTGGAGCGAGGACGAGATCACGGCCGGCGGGTTCGCCGAGCTGGTGCACCAGGCGGGCACCATCCTGGGCACCCTCGCCGACGCGCTGAACACCTGTGAGACCTCCCTCCAGAACGCCGAGCACACGGCGTCCGGCAAGGGTGTGGTCTGCGACGCCAAGGGCGCGCCGCAGCCGATCATGACGGCGAACCCGCCGAGCGCGGACGACCAGAAGACCATCTCCGCGATGAACGACTACGCGAAGGTGCGCGACCGGATCCTGCACACCGCCCAGCACGCGCGCCTCGAAGCGGCGCGGCAGCTGTCGGATCTGTACGACCAGGTGACGTCGAAGGACAGTTCGGTGGCCACCGGCGACAAGGTCACCATCGCGGACTATCTGCGCGGCCTGTACGCGTACGACGCCGAGGACGCCCGCGCCGGCGGTGAGGCGGCCCGCTCCAAGCTGGACGACGCCAAGCAGGCGGCGCAGGACGCCAAGAAGGAGCTGCGCGCCGAGCGCAAGGCGTACCAGAAGGCGGGCAAGGCGCTGCCCAAGGACCTGCCCGCCAAGGGCGCGTACAAGGACGCGCTCACCAAGGTGGACGACCTGGAGGACGCGATCGCGCGCGCCGAGAACGGCAGCACCAAGCTGCCGTACGACCGTGCGCTGAACGTGAAGCTGGCCGACGCGGCGGATCTGCTGCGCGCGGGCAAGAGCCTGGAGGCGGTGCCGGACTTCCTGAAGGAGATCCCGGTGCTGGACGTGGCCGCAGCCGGCGCGTGCGGTCTGCTGGAGGCGTCCGACGACCATGACAAGGGGTGGTCGTGGCAGAAGTCGATCGCGGTGGACGGGGGCGCCAACATCGCGGGCCTCGCGGCCGGTACGGCCATCACCGCGGGCCTGGTCGCGGCGGCGCCCGTCGATGTGCCCGTCGCGGTGGTGGCGGGGGTCGGCGGTGCCGTGGTGATCGGCGCGACCGGCATCATCGACCACTCCTTCCATGAGCACTGGAGCGAGGACATCCACGACCACGGTGTGGTCGGCGGTGTGCTGACAGGGTCGGGGCACGTGCTGTCCAAGACCGGCGACGACTTCGTTCGACTGAAAGACGATGTGTGGCATGGCATCAAGAGCATCTTCTGAGGCCGCGGCCTCCTCGGTACCCGCCCGGATCCCCGAGCTGCCGGGGCTCGGCACCACCTGGTACGCACGGGGGCCGCGCTACTGGCTGCGCCGTACGGTCAATGCCCTGTTCCTCCTGGTCGTGTTGGCGTTCTTCTGCTACATCGCGCTCGTGCTGTACTCGGGTGCCCCGCGCACCTGTCTTCCGCACGATGCGCGGCGGGCCTGGGACATCGCGCAGATCGTCGCTTCGTGCGCGACCATCGTCTGGGGGTGGGTCAGCCAACGGCGGAAACTGCGCAGGCAGTTGCAGGATCCGCCGACACCCCACGCGGTCCGCGCGGTCAGACGGACCGAGTCGCGGCGTGCCGTGTACTGGTCCCGGGCGGGTCTCATCCCGTTGCTGCTCGCCGCGCCGGTCCTGCCGCCGATCGTCGCGTGGTGCGTCGGCGCGATGGCCGCGCTCCTCGCCGTGCGCGAATCACCGAGCGAGGTCGGCGCCCGTCGCTGGCTGGAGGCGCAAAAGGGGCGGGGCGGTACGTCCCGAGGGTGAGTCCGTGATCGCGTGGGCAGGGGGGCCGAGGACATCCGTGTCAGATCGTGTGCTGAGGGGCGCCGGGCCGGCTCCCCGGCCCGCCGGCCGGCCTTAAGGGACCGTGAGCACGATCTTGCCCTGGATGTGTCCCTGGGCGGCGCGCTTGTGTGCTGCCCGGGCGTCCGCGAGCGCGAACGTGCTGTCGATGGCGACGCGGATCCTGCCCGCGTCCATCAGGCGTCCCAGTTCCGCGAGCTGAGCGCCGTTCGCCCGTACCTGCGTGCCGGATACGGTGATGCCCAGCCTCGCGTTCTCCTCGTCGTCGAACTCTCCGAAGTACACCGGGTACAGTGCGCCGCCGCGCTTGAGAGTGGGCAGGAAGCGTCGGCTGCCGGCGCCCCCGACGGCGTCCAGAACGAGGTCCACGTCGCGGACGACGTCCTCGGGGCGCTGCTTGGTGTAGTCGATGTACTCGTCGGCGCCGAGGCCGTGAAGGAAGGTCGCGTGGGTGCCGGAGGCCACGGCGATGACGCGGGCCCCCTTCCACTTGGCCAGTTGCAGGGCGAGGTGGCCGACGCCGCCGCCGGCTCCGTTGATGAGCACCGTGGTGTCGCTGCCCAGCGCCACGGGGCGGTGCCTCGCCTCCTGGAACGGGGACCGGTGATCGTGCCCGACGTCGATCAGGTACTGCCACGCCGTCAGCCCCGACATGGGCAGTGCGGCAGCGTGTGTGTGGTCCACGGCGGCCGGCTTGGGCGCGAGGTCGGAGGCGGGTGCGGTGACGTACTCGGCGTACGCGCCGCTCTGCATCAGGGCGGGAAAGCGCAGCAGCCCCATCACCTCGTCCCCGGCCGTGAAGCCGGAAACATCGGCGGCGACGGCTTCCACGACACCCGAGATGTCGGTCCCCGGGATCAGGGGCAGGTCGAACGGGGGCCTGAACTCAGGAGGGATGCCGGGCATGCCCTCGCGGACGTACCAGTCGGGCGGATTGAGACCGACCGCCCGCACGCGGACGAGTACCTCGCCCGCGGCCGGTTCGGGAACCGCCACCTCCTCGTGGCGCAGCACCTCGGGGCCGCCGAACTCGTGCAGCCGGATCGCTTTCATCATGCGGGTCGGCATCGTGTTTCTCCTGCCTACGGCACGGTATACGCTTATCCGGATCAGTGGACCACATAAACGGTTCACCGATCCGAATATATGGATCAGTGAACCGTTTGGTCAAGTGAGGAGACCGTGAGGAGACCGATGCGAGTCGACGCGCGGAGAAACCGTGACCATCTGCTCGCCGTGGCGGGTCCCGTCGTGGCCGAGCAGGGCATCGACGTGTCGATGCGCGACCTCGCGCGCAGAGCCGACGTCGGCCTCGCGACGCTGCTGCGGCACTTCCCGACGCGCGAGGCGCTCCTGGAGGGCCTGCTCCACGCGAGCTTCGCCGACCTGACGACCAGAGCGAGCGAGCTTGAGACAACGCACACGGCCGAGGACGCTCTCGTCTCATGGGTGCGCGACTGCGTCGCCTGGACAACCGAGTACCGAGGGGTGACCGTTCTGATGGCGGCAGCCATCGAGGACCCCGAATCCGCCCTGCACGCCTCGTGCGTCACCTTGCGCGCGGCCGGTGCCCGGCTCCTCACCCGGGCTCAGGCCACAGGCGCGGCCCGGAACGACATCGACGGCGATGACCTCTTCGCCCTGATAGCCATGCTCGCGTGGGTCGGCGATCAACCCACTCTCGCACCCCGCGCCAGCCACCTCTTCGACCTGGTCACCAGCGCCGTACTGACGCGCGCGGACGGCGACCGGGGAACGGGCGCCCCCGGCGGACAGTGAAGCCGGCTTCATCGCCGGCAGGTCCGGCGCCATGACGGCAGAGGGCTCCGCCCGGATCACCGGCGCCGTTCACGGGACGAGGCGGCTGCCGGGACCGCCCACCAGGGCCGACGAACGCTTGGCGCACGATCCGGCACGGATGTTCCAACCGCCGCCAATTGCATCAGATGCGAATTGGCGACAGCGTGCGAATCGCCCTGAAGGGGGGCGCCAACCGCGCTGCGGATTCGTGGCGTTGGGCGCTTGAGCTACCGGTGACAGTAGCGGCAGACACAGCCTTGCCGCCACCCATCCAGGGGGCTGACCTGCGGGTTTTCTGGCGACTCGCATAGGATGCGATTTCCTCGCATCAGATGCGAGTCGCGGAGAGTGGTGAATCGGTGGGGTTCAACGGGTCGATACCGGGTGCGGCAAGGCTGCATCTGGTGGACGGGGTCGCGCTGCTGCGGCCGGAGGAACAGGTCTTCACGGCGATGCTGACGGGGTTCGCCAATCAGCAGCTGGCGCGGAATCTGGCCCGCACGACCGTGGAGGGCCGGGAGAACGCGGTGAAGGCGTTCACCGCGTACGTGAACACCTACCCGTGGAACTGGACGCCGGCGATGGTCGACGAGTGGCTCGGGGATCTGCGCTCGCTGCGCGATCTGAAGCGTTCGACGATCCGTTCGTACTCGGAGGCCGTCCGGTCCTTCTGCCACTTCGTGACCGACCCCCTCTATGAGTGGACCGCGACCTGCGAGGAGCGCTTCGGCACCCACCCGGTTCAGGTGGTGCACGAGTGGAACACCGCGGTGCACGTCCAGGACAATGAGTCCGACCCGAAGAAGCGGGCGTTCACCAAGGCTGAGCTGCACGCCTTCTTCGCCCACTGCGACGACGAGGTCGCCCGCATCCGCTCGCTGGGCCGCAAGGGCTGGCTGCCCGCGTTCCGCGACGCCACCGTGTTCAAGACCGCCTACGCCTACGGGACACGGCGCAACGAAACGCGGATGCTCGATGCCGCCGACTTCGGCCGGAACCCCCACGGGGCCGAGTTCGGCGAGTTCGGCCGCTGCCAGGTGAGGTTCGGCAAGGCGAAGAAGGGCTCGCCGCCCAAGCGCCGCGGAGTGCTGACCGTGTTCGACTGGACCCCGGACGTCCTGGACGAGTGGTTCACCGAGGTCCGCCCTCACTTCGGGACCGACGGCAACCCGGCAGCGTGGCCGTCCGAACGGGGCCTGCGGATCGGCTGCCAGCGGATCAACTCCCGTTTCAAGGCATACCGCGAGGCCCTGGGCCTGGACGACGGACTGGACTTCCACTCGCTGCGGAGGTCCTACGTCACCCACCTGATCGAGGACGGGTGGGACCCCCGCTTCGTCCAGGAACAGGTCGGTCACGAGCACGCCAGCACCACCTCCATCTACACCTGTGTCTCGTCGGACTTCCGCACCCGGACCCTGCGCCGGCACCTGGACGACACCATCGCTGCGGCCCTTCAGACCCGAAGCGGGAGGAACGCATGAAGCGCAAGGTCGGCTACACCTGGCGGCTGCGCGAGGTGATGGCCCAACATCAGATCTTCACGGCCACCGAGCTGGTCCCGCTGCTGCGTGAACGCGGGATCGACCTGTCCGCCTCGCAGGTCCACCGTCTGGTCTCCGGGACCCCGGAACGGCTGTCGTTGCAGGTCATGGCCGCACTCTGCGACATCCTCACCTGCACCCCGGCCGACCTGGTGGCCACCACCGCCGAGAACGCCGGGGTCCGCAAGACCGCCACCGGCGACCTTCCGGCCCTGTCCGCGAACGTCGCCAAGCTGCGGCCCCGCGCGGCCCGCATCCTGCCCGACGCATGAGTCGGACCTATGCCACCGACGAGCAGTACGAACGCTGGTTCCTGGCGGAGTGCTGCCGCTGCGGACGCCGCAAGCACAAGGCCGGCACCTGGCCGGACGGCTACGTCTGCCGGACCTGTTCGGACCGCGCGGTTCGGACACGGGGCACCTGCCCCGGATGCGGCCAGGACCGGGCGCTTCCCGGTCTCCGTCCCGGCGACGGCGCCGCGATCTGCACGACCTGCGCAGGTTTCTCCCAGACCTTCGACTGTTCACGCTGCGGCTTCGAAGGCAAGCTCCTGGGCGGGCGGCTCTGCGAACGCTGCACGCTCGCCGACCGGCTCACCGCTCTGCTGGACGACGGCACTGGCCGCGTCCGCCCGGAACTGACACCGCTGTTCGACCTGCTGGTGGCGATGGATAAGCCCAGCAGCGGGCTGGCCTGGCTGGCCATGCGCCGCGACCAACCGGGAAACGCCTCCGAGCGGCTCCGGCAGCTCGGCCTCGGCCAGATCCCGCTGACCCACGACGCCTTCCACGAACTCCAGCCCTGGCGGTCGGGCGCTCACCTGGAAGAACTGCTGATGGCGAGTGGGGTCCTACCCGCCGTCGACAAGTACATCTGCTCGTTCCAGCGCTGGCTGCCCGGTCATCTGGCCGATATCGCCAACCCCGAGCACGCGAAGACGATCAGGCTCTTCGCGACCTGGCGCGTCCTTCCTCGACTGCGGGCACGAGCCGACCGCGGCCACATCACACCCAGCATCCGCCGCTTCGCCGCCGAGCAGATCAAGCACGCGACCGCCTTCCTCCAGTGGCTCGGCGATCGGAACACCACCCTCGCCACCTGTGGCCAGACCGACGTCGACGCCTGGTGGGCCGAGAACAGCGAGCACGGCCGCAACTGCCTTCGGGCCTTCCTCAACTGGGCCATGCAGAGCCGCCACTGCCGACGCTCGCTCTCGCTACCCGCGATGAAGACCACCCGGCGAGCCGCGCTGAGCGAAGACGAACGCCTGGACGCCCTCGGTCGACTGTTGACCGATCCGGACACGCCGACGAACCTCCGCGTCGCCGGCGTCATCGTGCTTCTCTATGCCCAGCCCCTCACCCGGATCGTCCGGCTCACCGTCGACGACGTGATCCACGACGGAGACGCAGTCCTGCTCCGGCTCGGGGAACCGGCCTCACCCGTCCCCGAGCCGGCCGCCTC is a genomic window of Streptomyces sp. WP-1 containing:
- a CDS encoding WXG100 family type VII secretion target, encoding MSDSWVGGDIGGLHTMATTYKNAKDKLDGVVKPLSTAVEKLAGDASWKGEAAETFRGKWSEDEITAGGFAELVHQAGTILGTLADALNTCETSLQNAEHTASGKGVVCDAKGAPQPIMTANPPSADDQKTISAMNDYAKVRDRILHTAQHARLEAARQLSDLYDQVTSKDSSVATGDKVTIADYLRGLYAYDAEDARAGGEAARSKLDDAKQAAQDAKKELRAERKAYQKAGKALPKDLPAKGAYKDALTKVDDLEDAIARAENGSTKLPYDRALNVKLADAADLLRAGKSLEAVPDFLKEIPVLDVAAAGACGLLEASDDHDKGWSWQKSIAVDGGANIAGLAAGTAITAGLVAAAPVDVPVAVVAGVGGAVVIGATGIIDHSFHEHWSEDIHDHGVVGGVLTGSGHVLSKTGDDFVRLKDDVWHGIKSIF
- a CDS encoding biotin/lipoate A/B protein ligase family protein; protein product: MHGEYKVPGGKLVVVDVETDGGVLRDVRVAGDFFLEPDEALDAVNGALEGAPAGTDAAGLAARIEAALPAGTVMYGLTAEGIAIAVRRALAHATDWTDYDWQLIHEGPQAPALHMALDEVLTAEVAAGRRPPTLRVWEWGAPAVIIGSFQSLRNEVDPDGAARHGIEVVRRISGGGAMFVEPGNTITYSLSVPESLVHGLSFQDSYAYLDDWVLAALGDMGIRAWYQPLNDIATDQGKIAGAAQKRVVGPGGGPGAVLHHVTMSYDIDADKMTEVLRIGREKLSDKGTRSAKKRVDPLRRQTGLAREAVIDRMIDSFRGRYGLAPGKVTDEELARARELARTKFTTGEWTARVP
- a CDS encoding helix-turn-helix transcriptional regulator, translated to MKRKVGYTWRLREVMAQHQIFTATELVPLLRERGIDLSASQVHRLVSGTPERLSLQVMAALCDILTCTPADLVATTAENAGVRKTATGDLPALSANVAKLRPRAARILPDA
- a CDS encoding TetR/AcrR family transcriptional regulator produces the protein MRVDARRNRDHLLAVAGPVVAEQGIDVSMRDLARRADVGLATLLRHFPTREALLEGLLHASFADLTTRASELETTHTAEDALVSWVRDCVAWTTEYRGVTVLMAAAIEDPESALHASCVTLRAAGARLLTRAQATGAARNDIDGDDLFALIAMLAWVGDQPTLAPRASHLFDLVTSAVLTRADGDRGTGAPGGQ
- a CDS encoding DUF6317 family protein, whose product is MTADFKVVYDDLTGLAKAFHDQAGDYRKLAPDVSPAVVSGGDPALDAAIKEVADLIIGLHTVLADRMDDHGDKAAYARDSFHRHDVDIHGLFEDLTDGLDG
- a CDS encoding site-specific integrase yields the protein MRVAESGESVGFNGSIPGAARLHLVDGVALLRPEEQVFTAMLTGFANQQLARNLARTTVEGRENAVKAFTAYVNTYPWNWTPAMVDEWLGDLRSLRDLKRSTIRSYSEAVRSFCHFVTDPLYEWTATCEERFGTHPVQVVHEWNTAVHVQDNESDPKKRAFTKAELHAFFAHCDDEVARIRSLGRKGWLPAFRDATVFKTAYAYGTRRNETRMLDAADFGRNPHGAEFGEFGRCQVRFGKAKKGSPPKRRGVLTVFDWTPDVLDEWFTEVRPHFGTDGNPAAWPSERGLRIGCQRINSRFKAYREALGLDDGLDFHSLRRSYVTHLIEDGWDPRFVQEQVGHEHASTTSIYTCVSSDFRTRTLRRHLDDTIAAALQTRSGRNA
- a CDS encoding SAV_915 family protein, producing the protein MTAPIRSRLLDFVEPEPGPPGGEPAQDGPRPRRSALLDLAESAPPPPPAADGRPGPRPGVPPYHTPVCVPAHPRSVAGTGSGGRPARVPFIMVELFEHPTQGTVAFAFTSPAKLAAALGEAQPWVAGSLGPLAEEMDGRGVLVLLDPRVTPGEPNWRPEDLAALAREVRR
- a CDS encoding NADP-dependent oxidoreductase, translating into MPTRMMKAIRLHEFGGPEVLRHEEVAVPEPAAGEVLVRVRAVGLNPPDWYVREGMPGIPPEFRPPFDLPLIPGTDISGVVEAVAADVSGFTAGDEVMGLLRFPALMQSGAYAEYVTAPASDLAPKPAAVDHTHAAALPMSGLTAWQYLIDVGHDHRSPFQEARHRPVALGSDTTVLINGAGGGVGHLALQLAKWKGARVIAVASGTHATFLHGLGADEYIDYTKQRPEDVVRDVDLVLDAVGGAGSRRFLPTLKRGGALYPVYFGEFDDEENARLGITVSGTQVRANGAQLAELGRLMDAGRIRVAIDSTFALADARAAHKRAAQGHIQGKIVLTVP